One genomic region from Euzebya tangerina encodes:
- the ftsX gene encoding permease-like cell division protein FtsX yields the protein MQTRWRYLFGEVGIGLRRNLLMTLATILTVTVTVTMVGAALLVQRQVTKAQDVLYADVEVSIFLTDDVTPEQRTTLEEDLRGTPVVADVFYESKELAFENAQQIFAEEPVVLQGLSPDVLPESFRVSLTDPEEFDVIASQFSGRPGIDVIQDQRDVLDEFFAIMRKVRQFVLYVAVLIALAATALVATTIRLTAFARREQTAIMKLVGATNWYIRLPFVIEGITASVIGALGALALLLLGMRFYVQDLREQIEFLPFIGATDVWAVFPILLIGSVVVGAAVSVLALRRFLAV from the coding sequence ATGCAGACACGCTGGCGCTATCTGTTCGGCGAGGTGGGGATCGGCCTTCGCCGCAACCTGCTCATGACCCTCGCCACGATCCTCACGGTCACCGTGACCGTCACGATGGTCGGTGCAGCCCTGCTGGTGCAGCGGCAGGTCACCAAGGCCCAGGACGTGCTGTACGCCGATGTCGAGGTGTCGATCTTCCTGACCGACGACGTCACGCCGGAGCAGCGCACGACGCTGGAGGAGGATCTGCGGGGGACCCCGGTCGTCGCCGACGTGTTCTACGAGTCCAAGGAGCTCGCCTTCGAGAACGCCCAGCAGATCTTCGCCGAGGAGCCGGTGGTCCTCCAGGGACTCAGCCCCGATGTACTGCCGGAGTCCTTCCGCGTCTCGCTGACCGATCCGGAGGAGTTCGACGTCATCGCCTCGCAGTTCTCCGGGCGACCGGGGATCGACGTCATCCAGGACCAGCGCGACGTGCTGGACGAGTTCTTCGCGATCATGCGAAAGGTTCGGCAGTTCGTCCTCTACGTGGCGGTCCTGATCGCCCTGGCCGCCACCGCGCTCGTGGCCACGACCATCCGGCTGACCGCCTTCGCCAGACGTGAGCAGACCGCGATCATGAAGCTGGTGGGGGCCACCAACTGGTACATCCGTCTGCCGTTCGTTATCGAGGGGATCACCGCCAGTGTGATCGGTGCCCTCGGTGCGTTGGCTCTGCTGTTGCTCGGCATGCGCTTCTACGTCCAGGACCTCCGCGAGCAGATCGAGTTCCTGCCGTTCATCGGCGCGACCGACGTGTGGGCGGTGTTCCCGATCCTGCTGATCGGCTCGGTCGTCGTCGGTGCCGCCGTCAGCGTGCTTGCGCTTCGACGCTTCCTGGCGGTCTGA
- a CDS encoding murein hydrolase activator EnvC family protein: protein MISALPQGALSRVLTVLALVALLMPATGARPVSAQSQADLDELEGQIEEQEEQVQAIDGQIEISIAQLNEIIGEQRELQAQLDALNDELAGAQTELDNRERILAATTAELEATAARLDRTRDELVDQQQTLEDRVRQSYISARPDSAFPLIAVGDAASFTQATTYLQAIQSRDRAGFEQVAVLETRIAADEAELERLRGRQDDDRAAAQVERDRVAGLVAQQEALVAEVQQRAADKQTVLAGLEADRDTAEALIAEFEAESAEIERELAAAAAAEEERRRQAAAAAAAAASSNGSGFTNSGGSSAPDVVSGGGSAGVSTGGRFILPVGGRISSEFGYRVHPISGSTRLHAGMDIAAGTGTPIGAAGSGTVIFTGWRGGYGNTVIVDHGGGITTLYAHQSRIGASVGQSVSTGQVIGYVGSTGYSTGPHLHWEVRVGGSPTNPRGYI, encoded by the coding sequence GTGATTTCGGCTCTTCCCCAGGGCGCGCTTTCCCGTGTGCTCACCGTTCTCGCGCTGGTCGCCCTGCTGATGCCTGCGACCGGCGCCCGTCCGGTGTCCGCGCAGTCCCAAGCGGACCTCGACGAGCTGGAAGGCCAGATCGAGGAGCAGGAGGAGCAGGTCCAGGCCATCGACGGCCAGATCGAGATCTCCATCGCCCAGCTGAACGAGATCATCGGCGAGCAGCGCGAGCTGCAAGCACAGCTGGACGCCCTCAACGACGAGCTGGCCGGTGCGCAGACCGAGCTCGACAACCGGGAACGGATCCTCGCCGCCACCACCGCTGAGTTGGAGGCGACAGCGGCCCGGCTGGACCGCACGCGGGACGAGCTGGTCGACCAGCAGCAGACGCTCGAGGACCGCGTCCGGCAGTCCTACATCTCCGCGCGGCCCGACTCCGCCTTCCCGCTGATCGCCGTCGGTGATGCGGCGTCGTTCACCCAGGCGACGACGTACCTGCAGGCCATCCAGAGCCGTGACCGTGCTGGCTTCGAGCAGGTCGCCGTGCTGGAGACCCGCATCGCGGCCGACGAGGCCGAGCTCGAGCGGCTGCGAGGCCGGCAGGACGACGATCGGGCAGCTGCCCAGGTCGAGCGCGACCGCGTCGCCGGTCTGGTGGCCCAGCAGGAGGCACTGGTCGCCGAGGTGCAGCAGCGCGCTGCCGACAAGCAGACCGTGCTGGCGGGCCTCGAGGCCGATCGGGACACCGCCGAGGCCCTGATCGCGGAGTTCGAGGCCGAGTCCGCCGAGATCGAGCGCGAGCTCGCCGCAGCAGCGGCAGCCGAAGAGGAGCGACGTCGGCAAGCAGCCGCAGCCGCAGCGGCAGCGGCATCATCGAACGGCTCTGGCTTCACCAACTCCGGCGGCTCATCAGCGCCGGACGTGGTCAGCGGCGGCGGAAGCGCCGGTGTCTCGACCGGCGGCCGGTTCATCCTCCCGGTCGGCGGTCGCATCTCCTCGGAGTTCGGGTACCGCGTCCACCCGATCTCCGGGTCGACCCGCCTCCACGCCGGCATGGACATCGCCGCGGGCACCGGGACACCCATCGGAGCTGCCGGCTCCGGCACCGTCATCTTCACCGGCTGGCGCGGCGGGTACGGCAACACGGTCATCGTCGATCACGGTGGTGGCATCACGACGCTCTACGCCCATCAGTCACGGATCGGTGCCAGCGTCGGCCAATCGGTCTCGACCGGCCAGGTCATCGGCTACGTCGGCTCGACGGGCTACTCCACCGGTCCCCACCTCCACTGGGAGGTCCGCGTCGGTGGAAGTCCGACGAACCCACGCGGCTACATCTGA
- a CDS encoding S41 family peptidase, producing the protein MTDHEPSAPPPPPPPPRGRWGQPQLTAPVLGPDGMPADENSGHATPEPGTAPEAGPAGFGPAPGRSRRSWKIRLLSVGMILSILAGAGMVGYRLGQDSARDSVPAEIANIPLLLDLIEQDAVDAVPQEELVDAAIEGVLEQLDDQYAVFYDPERYLAINADLDGEFVGIGVTIEEQSDGVYITGVLPSSPAEDAGIEAGERIVSVDGTSTLDGATSGDVIELIAGEEGTQRVLVLDSGEAGERELTLTLRELDLPQVFAEVRDSGYGYVAAAGFSRMVAEQMEEEVQGMLDADVPGIVLDLRGNPGGLLNEAVEVVSLFAEEGEVVSVESRGGFDERDVDGNAIAPNVPLVVLVDGNSASASEIVAGALQDLDRAEIVGETTFGKGTVQTIQDLAGGAGVKFTTARYFTPSGDSIEGVGVEPDIQAEGDRDPESETDPVLDVAEDVLADLVAGDN; encoded by the coding sequence ATGACCGACCATGAACCCTCCGCGCCTCCGCCTCCACCTCCGCCGCCCCGCGGTCGGTGGGGTCAGCCGCAGCTGACAGCGCCCGTCCTGGGGCCGGACGGGATGCCGGCTGACGAGAACTCTGGCCACGCCACGCCCGAGCCGGGGACTGCGCCGGAGGCAGGGCCCGCCGGGTTCGGACCAGCGCCCGGGCGTTCACGACGCAGTTGGAAGATCCGGCTGCTCTCAGTGGGCATGATCCTGTCGATCCTGGCCGGTGCCGGGATGGTCGGGTACCGGCTGGGCCAGGACAGCGCACGGGATTCCGTGCCGGCCGAGATCGCCAACATCCCGTTGCTGCTGGACCTGATCGAGCAGGATGCCGTGGACGCGGTGCCGCAGGAGGAGTTGGTCGACGCGGCCATCGAAGGGGTCCTCGAGCAGCTGGACGACCAGTACGCCGTCTTCTACGACCCGGAGCGCTATCTGGCCATCAACGCCGACCTGGACGGCGAGTTCGTCGGCATCGGCGTGACCATCGAAGAGCAGTCGGACGGCGTCTACATCACCGGTGTGCTGCCCAGCTCGCCGGCCGAGGACGCAGGCATCGAGGCGGGGGAGCGGATCGTCTCCGTCGACGGGACCAGCACCCTGGACGGCGCCACCAGCGGTGATGTGATCGAGCTGATCGCCGGCGAGGAGGGGACGCAGCGGGTCCTGGTCCTCGACAGCGGTGAGGCGGGAGAGCGCGAGCTGACCCTGACCCTCCGCGAGCTCGATCTGCCGCAGGTCTTCGCCGAGGTCCGGGACTCGGGCTACGGCTATGTGGCCGCTGCAGGCTTCTCGCGCATGGTGGCGGAGCAGATGGAGGAGGAGGTGCAGGGGATGCTCGACGCGGACGTCCCCGGCATCGTCCTCGACCTCCGCGGCAATCCGGGCGGGCTGCTGAACGAGGCCGTCGAGGTCGTCTCCCTGTTCGCCGAGGAGGGTGAGGTCGTCAGCGTCGAGAGCCGGGGCGGGTTCGACGAGCGAGACGTCGACGGCAACGCCATCGCCCCGAACGTGCCGCTGGTGGTCCTGGTGGACGGCAACTCGGCGTCGGCCTCCGAGATCGTGGCCGGGGCCCTGCAGGACCTCGACCGCGCCGAGATCGTGGGCGAGACCACCTTCGGGAAGGGGACCGTCCAGACGATCCAGGACCTCGCGGGCGGCGCGGGTGTGAAGTTCACCACGGCACGCTACTTCACCCCGAGTGGCGACTCGATCGAGGGGGTCGGGGTCGAGCCGGACATCCAGGCGGAGGGAGACCGGGATCCGGAGTCGGAGACGGATCCGGTGTTGGACGTGGCCGAGGACGTCCTGGCCGATCTGGTGGCCGGCGACAACTAG
- the smpB gene encoding SsrA-binding protein SmpB, whose product MARKQPSNDTIAVNRRARFDYTISDTYECGMVLQGTEVKSLRAGKASIAQAFATVRGGELWLYMAEIAEYEFGNINNHEPQRRRKLLAHKHEIKQMTDFTQEQGRTLVPMKLYWKDGRAKVLIGTGVGKSTVDKRQDQAKKDAKREVERALKARSR is encoded by the coding sequence ATGGCCCGCAAGCAGCCGTCCAACGACACCATCGCGGTCAACCGCCGTGCTCGGTTCGACTACACGATCAGCGACACCTACGAGTGTGGGATGGTGCTGCAGGGGACCGAGGTCAAGAGCCTGCGTGCCGGGAAGGCCTCGATCGCCCAGGCCTTCGCAACCGTTCGGGGCGGTGAGTTGTGGCTCTACATGGCCGAGATCGCCGAGTACGAGTTCGGCAACATCAACAACCACGAGCCCCAACGCCGCCGGAAGCTGCTGGCCCACAAGCACGAGATCAAGCAGATGACCGACTTCACCCAGGAACAGGGGCGCACGCTCGTCCCGATGAAGCTCTACTGGAAGGACGGGCGTGCCAAGGTCCTGATCGGCACCGGCGTCGGGAAGTCCACCGTCGACAAGCGGCAGGACCAGGCCAAGAAGGACGCGAAGCGTGAAGTCGAACGAGCCCTGAAGGCGAGGAGTCGATAA
- a CDS encoding NfeD family protein, translated as MIQWLAVVLWGLTALIAGGVAVRRGQTPVDQPLLPAIALGALFGSVGAGVGLTTTLQFAVAAGVALGLIVLLWRWRTLMIEDNLPPGVGGRRLIGVDGRVVAAIRPEEPGTIRVGEETWRARLAAGAPGVVTEGAAVRVVAIEGIHVVVSPLDEQSVPITSPHEPQHQSPEDGGQ; from the coding sequence ATGATCCAGTGGCTGGCGGTCGTGCTCTGGGGGCTGACAGCCCTGATCGCTGGCGGAGTCGCGGTCCGACGCGGACAGACCCCGGTGGATCAGCCGCTGCTCCCGGCCATCGCGCTCGGAGCCCTGTTCGGGTCCGTGGGGGCCGGCGTCGGCCTCACGACCACCCTCCAGTTCGCGGTGGCCGCGGGCGTTGCCCTCGGCCTCATCGTGCTGCTGTGGCGCTGGCGCACCCTGATGATCGAGGACAACCTCCCGCCCGGCGTCGGAGGCCGTCGGCTGATCGGGGTTGACGGCCGAGTTGTCGCCGCGATCCGTCCAGAGGAACCGGGCACGATCCGGGTCGGCGAGGAGACCTGGCGAGCCCGCCTCGCAGCGGGCGCCCCTGGCGTGGTCACCGAAGGGGCAGCCGTTCGGGTCGTCGCCATCGAGGGCATCCACGTGGTGGTCTCTCCGCTCGACGAGCAGTCGGTCCCGATCACCTCGCCCCACGAACCACAACACCAATCACCTGAAGATGGAGGTCAGTGA
- a CDS encoding SPFH domain-containing protein, with translation MPFIVLGVLALILILVATRAVKIVRPYQRGLVERFGRYKATRDPGFNVIIPFVDTIELIDMREQVVDVPPQEVITEDNVVVSVDAVVYYEATDPKRLVYNVADFLTAITKLAQTNLRNLVGDLELDKALTSRDRINTRLREVLDEATDKWGVRVVRVEIQRIDPPSEVVEAMHAQMRAERDRRATVTEANGYREAAIARANGEKEASVLAAEGRKEAAVLDAEGEARAIELRADADKLRLQRLGEGEGEGAQARLTGIREAGADQAVLTVEYLSALERIGDGRATKLVIPAEFQGLLGTVKAMTEMVRDGDTEEVRPKEGLPVPDADERVDGLRPPVDH, from the coding sequence ATGCCATTCATCGTTCTCGGCGTTCTCGCCCTAATCCTGATCCTGGTGGCCACCCGAGCCGTCAAGATCGTCCGACCCTACCAACGTGGGCTGGTCGAACGCTTCGGTCGCTACAAGGCCACCAGGGATCCGGGCTTCAACGTCATCATCCCGTTCGTCGACACCATCGAGTTGATCGACATGCGGGAACAGGTCGTCGACGTCCCCCCGCAGGAGGTGATCACCGAGGACAACGTCGTCGTGTCCGTCGATGCGGTCGTCTACTACGAGGCCACCGACCCCAAGCGGTTGGTCTACAACGTCGCCGACTTCCTGACCGCCATCACCAAGCTGGCCCAGACCAACCTGCGAAACCTGGTCGGCGACCTCGAGTTGGACAAGGCGTTGACGTCGCGGGACCGGATCAACACCCGGCTGCGAGAGGTGTTGGACGAGGCAACCGACAAGTGGGGCGTCCGGGTGGTCCGGGTTGAGATCCAGCGGATCGACCCGCCGTCGGAGGTGGTGGAGGCCATGCACGCCCAGATGCGCGCTGAGCGTGACCGACGCGCGACGGTCACCGAGGCGAATGGGTACCGCGAGGCCGCCATCGCCCGGGCCAACGGTGAGAAGGAGGCCTCCGTCCTGGCCGCCGAAGGTCGCAAGGAGGCGGCGGTCCTGGATGCCGAGGGTGAGGCGCGCGCGATCGAGTTGCGGGCTGATGCTGACAAGCTTCGTCTGCAGCGCCTCGGCGAAGGTGAGGGCGAGGGTGCCCAAGCCCGACTGACGGGGATCCGCGAGGCCGGGGCCGACCAGGCAGTCCTGACCGTTGAGTACCTCTCCGCGCTGGAGCGAATCGGCGATGGTCGCGCGACCAAACTGGTGATCCCGGCCGAGTTCCAGGGGCTGCTCGGGACCGTCAAAGCCATGACGGAGATGGTGCGGGACGGCGATACGGAGGAGGTGCGGCCCAAGGAAGGCCTGCCCGTGCCTGACGCCGATGAGCGCGTCGATGGACTGCGACCCCCGGTCGACCACTGA
- a CDS encoding DUF2510 domain-containing protein: MAGVAGRSRVVTRADAPAPGWYPDPSQPARLRWWDGTDWTDHRRVGPATLSLDHMPGAGTERSTSEQGSRGGSSSGALGMATATGLRSGLKTEARRQSSGASSGDAPFTKNDAKAMVNDLKRSTRGELERATNQLTKQASDLRSQLEPLITEYGTKALRWVRRIGVILAVLYVAYLIISAQVQTSLVEWVGDRLDALLSE, translated from the coding sequence ATGGCCGGCGTTGCAGGACGGTCGCGGGTCGTCACCCGCGCCGACGCGCCGGCGCCCGGCTGGTACCCCGACCCCAGCCAGCCGGCACGCCTGCGCTGGTGGGATGGAACGGACTGGACGGATCACCGTCGCGTCGGTCCGGCGACGCTCTCGCTGGACCACATGCCGGGGGCGGGCACTGAACGGTCGACGTCGGAACAGGGGTCGCGCGGCGGCTCGTCCTCGGGTGCGCTGGGGATGGCGACGGCGACGGGTCTGCGATCGGGCCTGAAGACGGAGGCCCGACGCCAGTCGTCCGGTGCCTCGTCGGGGGATGCCCCGTTCACCAAGAACGACGCCAAGGCGATGGTCAACGACCTGAAGCGGTCGACTCGCGGTGAGCTCGAGCGGGCGACGAACCAGCTGACGAAGCAGGCCAGCGACCTCCGCAGCCAGCTGGAGCCGCTCATCACCGAGTACGGCACGAAGGCGCTCCGCTGGGTTCGCCGCATCGGGGTGATCCTGGCGGTCTTGTACGTCGCGTACCTGATCATCTCGGCGCAGGTGCAGACCTCCCTCGTGGAGTGGGTCGGTGACCGGCTCGACGCGCTGCTGAGCGAGTAG
- a CDS encoding class I SAM-dependent methyltransferase → MGRDVDVSPVQAKDRREAGDFARSLVGHLSSAMTVNALRLGQLLGLLEPLTNTWMTVAELAVATGTHQRHLTEWAGLLTTAGVLEADESGAEVRFHLPTAHAAALTLPTPYNISPMVAMATTSAATLEAQAETFRTGGGIGYADRVLDPDITVDALTRNRYDALLIDSYLGQVDELTARLTEGARVLELGCGRGHASRLIARAFPASTVVGLDISEAAIHAAGAAAAEAGLANASFVVGSATEPPSGPWDVIVALDVIHDLAEPFAALTATRAVLADDGRFVMIDSGAPPTLAERSELPWAPMMYGVSLAHCMSVSLAQGGEGLGAMWGREAVQDALARAGFQDVAAHQLKGNPMDLMYVASR, encoded by the coding sequence ATGGGTCGTGACGTGGACGTCTCCCCGGTCCAGGCGAAGGACCGCCGCGAGGCTGGTGATTTCGCCCGGTCGCTGGTCGGCCACCTCTCATCGGCGATGACGGTGAACGCCCTCAGGCTTGGCCAGCTGTTGGGACTGCTCGAGCCCCTCACCAACACCTGGATGACCGTCGCGGAGTTGGCTGTGGCGACCGGCACCCACCAGCGGCACCTGACGGAGTGGGCCGGCCTGCTCACGACGGCGGGGGTCCTGGAGGCCGACGAGAGCGGGGCTGAGGTCCGCTTCCACTTGCCGACTGCACATGCGGCTGCGCTGACGCTCCCCACGCCGTACAACATCAGCCCGATGGTGGCCATGGCCACCACGTCGGCTGCCACGCTCGAGGCTCAGGCGGAGACCTTTCGGACCGGCGGCGGGATCGGGTATGCGGACCGAGTACTGGATCCGGACATCACCGTGGACGCGCTGACCCGGAACCGGTACGACGCCCTGCTCATCGACAGCTACCTCGGGCAGGTCGATGAGCTGACCGCTCGACTCACCGAGGGGGCGCGGGTGCTCGAGCTCGGCTGTGGACGAGGCCATGCGTCCCGGCTCATCGCGAGGGCATTCCCCGCCTCGACCGTGGTCGGGCTCGACATCTCCGAGGCAGCGATTCACGCGGCCGGGGCCGCGGCAGCCGAGGCGGGCCTGGCCAACGCGAGCTTCGTGGTCGGCTCGGCCACCGAGCCCCCATCCGGCCCCTGGGACGTGATCGTTGCGTTGGACGTCATCCACGACCTGGCGGAGCCCTTCGCGGCCCTGACAGCCACCCGGGCAGTGCTGGCCGATGACGGACGGTTCGTGATGATCGACTCGGGTGCGCCACCAACCCTTGCCGAACGGTCCGAGCTCCCGTGGGCCCCGATGATGTACGGCGTCTCGCTGGCGCACTGCATGTCGGTGTCGCTGGCTCAAGGCGGGGAGGGCCTGGGGGCCATGTGGGGCCGCGAGGCGGTGCAGGACGCGCTCGCACGTGCGGGTTTCCAGGACGTCGCTGCGCATCAGCTCAAAGGCAACCCCATGGACCTCATGTACGTGGCGTCGCGCTGA
- a CDS encoding TetR/AcrR family transcriptional regulator has product MQHRSHAGRPRDSSIDVAVLQAAQDQLAQRGYDAFSVAAVAEAAGTSRQAVYRRWSGKADLATAAIASMSRAADRPDTEDPHADLIAELAAFADGVTRPGGVALVGAMLQLEGGELLDLYRSRIVTPRRDRLRHILGRAVELGLLDASGDLEHAAATCTGSLYGQRLAGTPVDEHWPTRTATLIWRGLGGSV; this is encoded by the coding sequence ATGCAGCACAGATCTCACGCAGGCCGGCCCCGTGACAGCTCGATCGACGTGGCGGTCCTGCAGGCCGCTCAGGATCAGTTGGCACAACGTGGCTACGACGCGTTCTCGGTCGCCGCCGTTGCCGAGGCCGCCGGGACGAGCCGCCAGGCCGTCTACCGACGATGGTCGGGAAAGGCGGACCTCGCCACCGCGGCCATCGCCAGCATGTCCCGAGCAGCGGACCGGCCTGACACCGAGGACCCCCACGCGGACCTGATCGCTGAACTCGCCGCCTTCGCGGACGGTGTGACCCGCCCCGGCGGCGTCGCCCTGGTCGGGGCGATGCTGCAGTTGGAGGGCGGGGAGTTGCTCGACCTCTACCGCAGTCGGATCGTCACCCCACGACGTGATCGGCTACGGCACATCCTCGGCCGTGCTGTCGAGCTGGGCCTGCTCGACGCCTCCGGTGACCTGGAGCACGCCGCCGCGACGTGCACGGGGTCCCTGTACGGCCAGCGGCTGGCGGGGACACCGGTCGACGAGCACTGGCCGACCCGCACGGCCACCTTGATCTGGCGGGGCCTCGGGGGGTCCGTCTGA